The Arabidopsis thaliana chromosome 5, partial sequence genomic interval AATGGTTTGCAAGACTCAAATATTTGCTCTCTTCTGGCTTTCTGTTATTCTTGTAATTAGAATTGTCTTGCTAACTTGTTAGCTAGCATGTTGTTCACCACtacattttcattattttaagtATGTAAGACCTATAGTTCTATATACACCATCGATTTGGATTACCGAACCATTTtgatatatgtgtatgtatttcagtcgacaaaaaaaaaaaacttctaagATCAGTTTAAACTGAATTTTGGTTATCGCCTTCTCTGCGATCATGGATTGGGTTGGACCTAGACATATGGGCTTAAGATACGTTTTACAAGCTGTCATGATGAATACAATTATTGTCTTAAGTGTCACGAGATATTGAAATCGTCAAAATAAGCCAAACATGCACCAAGATATCAACGCACATGTAGTTATTATATAGCAATAGTATTCTAAACGTAATGAACCGTCGATGTATCGACGTGTACTTTTTGCATTCACTTTCTTTTgtcttcaaaaataaaatgaaaatcagAAATAAAGAGGTGTAATATTATCCACGTAGGAGTTGAGATCTACGACGACCAAACTAATCGTTAGGAAAGGTTTCAAAATTTGAGGTTCTTATCCAACCAACGCTAACGTAATGCTAATCTCGtgtttccatttcttcttcctttaatGCGATGTCTCTCTGCAcccaataattaaaaaaaaagtttctttacattttttcttctaagagAATTTTTTTGGCAAGTTGGTGACATGGTGTACTTCCCATACTTATCCATATCCCATTGCTCTAACTTTTTGTTGCTAAAAGCTAACTTAAGGAGTGATGAAGATTATAACTCATAATCAATCTAAAAGATAGACTCTTAACCATTTCTAATCACCACAATGTTCAAAGATCATATTTGGAGCTAGTGGTTATTTAGCCATGTGCATGGTCTTATTTTGATAGATTACCTTTTTGgattgtttgaacaaaaacataaatacatgTAGCTAATTTCGATATATTAATTACTTTTCTAGTTGGAACCATTCGGAGAACAGCAAGTACCAATAACGTGAATGCATTTCCATTTAATAtcacacaaaagaaaagttcCATGTATCATGAATTTAGCAAATtccatttataaatatttggcttaactaaaattatatacatggTTTCTTCTACatctagtaaaaaaaaaagatagataaaCCATGATACCtatgtatatgtatttatattaaatttaaatataccccacattttttgttttcgtcaACAAACAAACCACTTTATAgcttatatatacacatcaCACACACATATGAATGTGATGTTAATATAGTTTCGTGTGGACCTAACTAAAACTAGTCGTAACTCATTCATGGAGGCTTTGTTCTGCTCTGAGATacccaacaacaacatcagaTCTTCCATTAAcgatctatcttcttcttcttcatatacATGGCCAATGATCATgacctcctcttcttcttcttcttcatctcccaCAATCATGAACATAGAGAACATTCCTAGATGCGACTgggatctctctctttccgCCGTTGTTTCCTCCGCATCCACCGGATCAGACGCTATCGGAGCAATCGAGTTCGACCCTACCGGAGAGATCATAGCTACGGGAGGAATCGCAAGAAAGATCAGATCGTATCGTTTAAGCTCTTTGTTAGAGTCACGTGACGATCACGTAACAGCTTCAGAGAGCTATATTTGCACGCCGGCGAAGCTTAGTAGTCTCAAATGGAGACCCGATTTTTCCGGTCGGGTTATCGGGTCAGGAGATTACGACGGAGTTGTCACCGAGTACGACGTGGAGAAACAAGTGCCTGTTTCCGAGAGAGACGAGCATGGAGGTAGAAGGATTTGGAGCGTGGACTACACGCTTTACAATGGCTCTCTTATAGGCGCGTCAGGCTCCGACGACGGAACGGTTCAAATGTGGGATCCACGTAACGGAGGGACGTTAGAAGAAACGGTTAGGCCCGGTGGTGGAGCGGCGATTTGTTCGGTAGAGTTCGATCCGTTCGGTGGATCTTCCATAGCCGTTGGATGTGCTGACCGGAATGCCTACGTGTATGACATCAGAAGACTAGTGGACC includes:
- the RUP1 gene encoding Transducin/WD40 repeat-like superfamily protein (Transducin/WD40 repeat-like superfamily protein; CONTAINS InterPro DOMAIN/s: WD40 repeat 2 (InterPro:IPR019782), WD40 repeat-like-containing domain (InterPro:IPR011046), WD40-repeat-containing domain (InterPro:IPR017986), WD40/YVTN repeat-like-containing domain (InterPro:IPR015943), WD40 repeat (InterPro:IPR001680), WD40 repeat, subgroup (InterPro:IPR019781); BEST Arabidopsis thaliana protein match is: Transducin/WD40 repeat-like superfamily protein (TAIR:AT5G23730.1); Has 19305 Blast hits to 12811 proteins in 562 species: Archae - 16; Bacteria - 3753; Metazoa - 6674; Fungi - 4562; Plants - 2007; Viruses - 0; Other Eukaryotes - 2293 (source: NCBI BLink).); this translates as MEALFCSEIPNNNIRSSINDLSSSSSYTWPMIMTSSSSSSSSPTIMNIENIPRCDWDLSLSAVVSSASTGSDAIGAIEFDPTGEIIATGGIARKIRSYRLSSLLESRDDHVTASESYICTPAKLSSLKWRPDFSGRVIGSGDYDGVVTEYDVEKQVPVSERDEHGGRRIWSVDYTLYNGSLIGASGSDDGTVQMWDPRNGGTLEETVRPGGGAAICSVEFDPFGGSSIAVGCADRNAYVYDIRRLVDPLIVLDGHTKTVTYARFMDSHTIVTGSTDGSLKQWDIDNGRRVVRTYRGHVNSRNFVGLSVWRHGGLVVSGSENNQVFVYDKRWEEPVWVCGLGHTNRFGSDRRFVSSVCLRQVDEDWCTLVAGGSDGALEIFSGKQS